A genomic window from Promicromonospora sukumoe includes:
- a CDS encoding inorganic diphosphatase, translating to MEFDVTIEIPKGQRNKYEVDHETGRIRLDRMLFTSTRYPDDYGFIEDTLGEDGDPLDALVLLEEPTFPGCLIRCRALGMFRMRDEAGGDDKVLCVPTGDQRAAWRQDIDDVSDFHRLEIQHFFEVYKDLEPGKSVEGAHWVGRADAEAEIVRSIQRAKDTGYYDKH from the coding sequence GTGGAGTTCGACGTCACGATCGAGATCCCCAAGGGTCAGCGGAACAAGTACGAGGTGGATCACGAGACCGGACGCATCCGCCTCGACCGCATGCTCTTCACCTCGACGCGCTACCCGGACGACTACGGCTTCATCGAGGACACCCTCGGCGAGGACGGCGACCCGCTGGACGCCCTGGTCCTGCTCGAGGAGCCCACGTTCCCGGGCTGCCTGATCCGGTGCCGCGCCCTCGGCATGTTCCGCATGCGCGACGAGGCCGGCGGCGACGACAAGGTGCTGTGCGTGCCGACCGGTGACCAGCGCGCGGCGTGGCGCCAGGACATCGACGACGTCTCGGACTTCCACCGCCTGGAGATCCAGCACTTCTTCGAGGTCTACAAGGACCTCGAGCCCGGCAAGTCCGTCGAGGGCGCCCACTGGGTGGGCCGCGCCGACGCCGAGGCCGAGATCGTCCGCTCGATCCAGCGGGCCAAGGACACGGGCTACTACGACAAGCACTGA
- a CDS encoding C40 family peptidase — protein sequence MRRTHTVLGLRALGSAVLALGLVLPWGPGAEADPLTDPPGAPSAQDVQDARDAVDAGTLDVQEAEAALVALRSELEAAQVRVQVAAADYAEAQQAVEEAKREVAAARSAAAKAHEGEVTARGSLAEVYRASSRDSGLGPLGVALQADSVPDMVGRSAAERAVQRKIGGALAEYQEARASSESADARWTAAKKELDAAAERAGTAYDAAQSAAADLEARTRAAEADRQALVERLAELRQTSVRVEREREAARAAAAEAEREAAARAELERQQAARDAARAEARAEEAAPSPGGSGGSGGSSGSGSGSGSGGGGGGGTTSSGPPAPAVPPTSGVTAGSAGRGIGAVSWARTKIGSPYLLGAAGPTSYDCSGLTMMSWASQGVNITRTSRSQYLAVGKVGYAALRPGDLIFYGSDPGDPSSIYHVAMYTGGGMMIEATLPGHPLSENPLRLSGAMPYAGRP from the coding sequence ATGCGACGCACTCACACCGTGCTGGGGCTCCGGGCCCTGGGGTCGGCGGTGCTCGCCCTCGGCCTGGTGCTCCCGTGGGGCCCGGGCGCGGAGGCGGACCCGCTCACCGACCCGCCGGGCGCGCCGTCCGCGCAGGACGTCCAGGACGCACGGGACGCGGTCGACGCCGGGACCCTCGACGTCCAGGAGGCCGAGGCCGCGCTCGTCGCGCTCCGCTCAGAGCTGGAGGCCGCGCAGGTGCGCGTCCAGGTCGCCGCGGCCGACTACGCCGAGGCGCAGCAGGCCGTGGAGGAGGCGAAGCGGGAGGTGGCCGCCGCCCGGTCCGCGGCCGCGAAGGCGCACGAGGGCGAGGTCACGGCCCGGGGGAGCCTGGCCGAGGTGTACCGGGCGTCGTCCCGCGACAGCGGCCTGGGCCCGCTCGGCGTCGCCCTGCAGGCCGACTCGGTGCCCGACATGGTGGGCCGCAGCGCGGCGGAGCGCGCCGTGCAGCGCAAGATCGGCGGGGCCCTGGCCGAGTACCAGGAGGCGCGGGCCTCCTCGGAGTCCGCCGACGCGCGCTGGACGGCCGCGAAGAAGGAGCTCGACGCGGCGGCCGAGCGGGCCGGGACCGCGTACGACGCCGCCCAGAGCGCCGCGGCGGACCTGGAGGCGCGGACCCGGGCGGCCGAGGCGGACCGGCAGGCGCTGGTCGAGCGGCTCGCGGAGCTGCGCCAGACCAGCGTGCGGGTCGAGCGGGAGCGGGAGGCCGCCCGGGCGGCCGCCGCGGAGGCGGAGCGCGAGGCCGCGGCACGGGCCGAGCTCGAACGGCAGCAGGCGGCCCGGGACGCGGCCCGCGCGGAGGCGCGTGCCGAAGAGGCCGCGCCCTCGCCTGGTGGTTCAGGCGGGTCGGGCGGTTCCAGCGGTTCCGGGTCCGGCTCCGGTTCCGGTGGGGGCGGCGGGGGCGGCACGACGTCGTCCGGCCCGCCCGCTCCGGCCGTCCCGCCGACGTCGGGGGTCACCGCCGGCTCGGCGGGCCGGGGGATCGGCGCGGTGTCCTGGGCCCGGACCAAGATCGGCTCGCCCTACCTGCTCGGCGCCGCGGGGCCGACGTCGTACGACTGCTCGGGCCTGACCATGATGTCGTGGGCGAGCCAGGGCGTGAACATCACGCGGACGTCGCGGTCGCAGTACCTCGCGGTCGGCAAGGTGGGTTACGCGGCGCTGCGCCCCGGCGACCTCATCTTCTACGGCTCGGACCCGGGCGACCCGTCGTCGATCTACCACGTCGCCATGTACACGGGCGGCGGCATGATGATCGAGGCGACGCTGCCGGGGCACCCGCTCTCGGAGAACCCGCTGCGGCTCTCGGGCGCGATGCCCTACGCGGGCCGCCCCTGA
- a CDS encoding bifunctional o-acetylhomoserine/o-acetylserine sulfhydrylase — MTQPQWSFETRQIHAGQEPDPTTGARALPIYQTTSFVFPDAGVAADRFALKDLGPIYTRIGNPTQQVVEDRIASLEGGVGALLVASGQAAESLAILNLAQAGDHIVASASLYGGTYNLLHHTLPKFGIETTFVDDPHDLDAWRAAVRPNTKAFFGETIPNPRSDVLDIEGVAGVAHETGVPLIVDNTVATPYLIRPFEHGADIVVHSATKYLGGHGSAIGGVIVDGGRFDFAADPERFPGFNTPDPSYNGLVFARDLGVGGALGANLAFVLKARVQLLRDLGAAISPFNAFLLAQGLETLSLRVERHVVNAQHVAQWLEARDDVRGVHYAGLPSSPWYGNAQKYAPKGAGAVLAFELDGGSEAGQAFVSALRLHSNVANIGDVRSLVIHPASTTHSQLTPDEQALSGVTPGLVRLAVGLENVEDVLADLELGFTAAKNLLGGEQD; from the coding sequence ATGACTCAGCCCCAGTGGTCGTTCGAGACCCGTCAGATCCACGCCGGCCAGGAGCCCGACCCCACCACCGGCGCCCGCGCGCTGCCGATCTACCAGACCACGTCCTTCGTGTTCCCCGACGCCGGTGTCGCGGCGGACCGGTTCGCGCTGAAGGACCTCGGCCCGATCTACACCCGCATCGGCAACCCGACGCAGCAGGTGGTCGAGGACCGGATCGCCAGCCTGGAGGGCGGTGTCGGCGCCCTGCTGGTCGCGTCCGGCCAGGCGGCCGAGTCCCTCGCGATCCTCAACCTCGCGCAGGCGGGCGACCACATCGTCGCGTCCGCGAGCCTCTACGGCGGCACGTACAACCTGCTGCACCACACGCTCCCCAAGTTCGGCATCGAGACCACGTTCGTGGACGACCCGCACGACCTCGACGCCTGGCGCGCCGCTGTCCGCCCCAACACCAAGGCGTTCTTCGGCGAGACCATCCCGAACCCGCGCTCGGACGTGCTCGACATCGAGGGCGTCGCCGGCGTGGCCCACGAGACCGGCGTCCCGCTGATCGTGGACAACACGGTCGCGACGCCGTACCTCATCCGCCCGTTCGAGCACGGCGCCGACATCGTGGTGCACTCCGCGACCAAGTACCTGGGCGGGCACGGCAGCGCGATCGGCGGCGTGATCGTCGACGGCGGCCGGTTCGACTTCGCGGCCGACCCCGAGCGGTTCCCCGGCTTCAACACGCCGGACCCGAGCTACAACGGCCTCGTCTTCGCCCGCGACCTCGGCGTCGGCGGCGCGCTGGGCGCCAACCTGGCGTTCGTGCTCAAGGCGCGCGTCCAGCTCCTGCGCGACCTCGGCGCGGCGATCTCGCCCTTCAACGCGTTCCTGCTCGCGCAGGGCCTGGAGACGCTGTCGCTGCGGGTCGAGCGGCACGTCGTCAACGCGCAGCACGTCGCGCAGTGGCTGGAGGCGCGCGACGACGTCCGCGGGGTGCACTACGCCGGGCTGCCCAGCTCGCCCTGGTACGGCAACGCCCAGAAGTACGCGCCGAAGGGCGCCGGCGCCGTGCTCGCGTTCGAGCTGGACGGCGGCAGCGAGGCCGGGCAGGCCTTCGTCTCGGCCCTGCGGCTGCACTCCAACGTGGCGAACATCGGCGACGTCCGCTCGCTCGTGATCCACCCCGCGTCCACCACCCACTCCCAGCTCACGCCGGACGAGCAGGCCCTGTCGGGCGTCACGCCCGGCCTGGTCCGCCTCGCCGTGGGCCTGGAGAACGTGGAGGACGTCCTGGCCGACCTGGAGCTCGGCTTCACCGCCGCGAAGAACCTCCTCGGCGGCGAGCAGGACTGA
- the metX gene encoding homoserine O-acetyltransferase MetX has protein sequence MAVTIPKAAHGAVDPSVRSVNVPFSVPDDTHGGGDVAAPGPAGPVEASRTRSKPPVPPSGAWREGDDPGRRLFADVGAFELEAGGRLPAVRVAYETWGTLNADGSNAVLVLHALTGDSHVTGEAGPGHVTPGWWGQMVGPGRPIDTDRYFVVAPNALGGCQGTTGPSSTADDGLPWGGRFPYVTTRDQVAVEIALTRELGIRSWDLVIGASMGGLRVLEWALLGPEAGVEVRNLAAIATTAQTGGDQIAWAHPQLAAIRVDPRFRGGDYYDAADDDGPHTGLGIARQIAHTTYRTGYELDQRFGRLPQGGEDPFAGGRFAVQSYLEHHGDKLARRFDANSYLVLTESMLSHDLGRDRGGVEGALSQITARTLVVAVDSDRLFPPTQSARLARWIPGAEPLRIVTSDVGHDGFLVEADQIGPMVSEFLG, from the coding sequence ATGGCCGTCACCATCCCGAAGGCCGCTCACGGTGCCGTCGACCCGAGCGTCCGCAGCGTGAACGTCCCGTTCTCCGTGCCGGACGACACGCACGGCGGGGGCGACGTCGCCGCGCCCGGACCGGCGGGCCCCGTGGAGGCGTCGCGGACCCGGAGCAAGCCGCCGGTACCGCCGAGCGGCGCGTGGCGGGAGGGTGACGACCCCGGGCGCCGGCTGTTCGCCGACGTCGGCGCGTTCGAGCTGGAGGCCGGCGGCCGCCTGCCCGCCGTCCGCGTGGCCTACGAGACCTGGGGCACGCTGAACGCCGACGGCTCGAACGCCGTCCTGGTGCTGCACGCCCTCACGGGCGACTCGCACGTCACCGGCGAGGCCGGGCCGGGGCACGTGACGCCCGGCTGGTGGGGCCAGATGGTGGGCCCGGGCCGGCCCATCGACACCGACCGGTACTTCGTGGTGGCGCCCAACGCCCTCGGGGGCTGTCAGGGCACCACCGGGCCGTCGTCGACGGCGGACGACGGGCTCCCCTGGGGCGGCCGCTTCCCCTACGTCACGACCCGCGACCAGGTGGCCGTGGAGATCGCGCTGACCCGTGAGCTCGGCATCCGCTCGTGGGACCTCGTCATCGGCGCGTCCATGGGTGGCCTGCGCGTGCTGGAGTGGGCGCTGCTCGGACCCGAGGCCGGCGTCGAGGTGCGCAACCTCGCCGCCATCGCCACCACGGCCCAGACGGGCGGGGACCAGATCGCGTGGGCGCACCCGCAGCTCGCGGCGATCCGCGTGGACCCGCGCTTCCGCGGCGGCGACTACTACGACGCGGCCGACGACGACGGCCCGCACACCGGACTGGGCATCGCCCGCCAGATCGCGCACACGACGTACCGGACGGGCTACGAGCTCGACCAGCGCTTCGGGCGGCTGCCGCAGGGCGGCGAGGACCCGTTCGCGGGCGGCCGCTTCGCCGTGCAGTCGTACCTGGAGCACCACGGCGACAAGCTGGCCCGGCGGTTCGACGCGAACTCCTACCTGGTGCTCACCGAGTCGATGCTGTCGCACGACCTGGGCCGCGACCGCGGCGGCGTCGAGGGCGCGCTCAGCCAGATCACGGCCCGCACCCTGGTGGTGGCCGTGGACAGTGACCGGCTCTTCCCGCCCACGCAGTCCGCGCGGCTCGCGCGCTGGATCCCGGGGGCCGAGCCGCTGCGGATCGTGACGAGCGACGTGGGGCACGACGGGTTCCTGGTCGAGGCCGACCAGATCGGCCCCATGGTGAGCGAGTTCCTCGGGTAA
- a CDS encoding VOC family protein, whose translation MAKLNPYLSFKSEAKDALDFYRSVLGGELAVSTFGENPMEGMPTPDEDKDLVMHGQLDAPGGLTIMAADTPSFMEYVAPTSGVTVSLTGGPDDHEYIKGAYEKLSDGATPGQALELAPWGDYYGALTDKFGISWMFDIGTEQSGR comes from the coding sequence ATGGCAAAGCTCAACCCGTACCTCAGCTTCAAGTCCGAGGCCAAGGACGCCCTGGACTTCTACCGGTCCGTGCTCGGCGGCGAGCTCGCCGTCAGCACCTTCGGCGAGAACCCCATGGAGGGTATGCCGACCCCCGACGAGGACAAGGACCTCGTCATGCACGGGCAGCTCGACGCACCGGGCGGCCTCACGATCATGGCGGCCGACACGCCGTCGTTCATGGAGTACGTGGCGCCCACCAGCGGCGTCACCGTCTCCCTGACCGGCGGCCCGGACGACCACGAGTACATCAAGGGCGCCTACGAGAAGCTGTCCGACGGCGCGACCCCGGGCCAGGCGCTCGAGCTCGCGCCCTGGGGCGACTACTACGGGGCGCTCACCGACAAGTTCGGCATCTCCTGGATGTTCGACATCGGCACGGAGCAGTCCGGCAGGTGA